GTCGTAGCGAGTGGTTCTTCTGCTGCCGTCTGCACGTGTCTCAGCCTCAATGGTAATGGCCTGGGGCAGACACGGGGgcagcagagagaggacagaatgaGCAGGCAGAGAGGGAAATAAACTATGTCAGTGTCCGAATACCAATACCGTCGTACTAAATAATATGAAAACAGAAAGTGTAATAATATGTGAAATATCCAAAACAGTACTCAAGATTGCGTCATCTAATGCGCGATTACGTTGACTCCCGCCATCCGTTCATTGTAAAACAGCGCGTCAATTTatctgattatcagctgttgtcaaacgTCGATCGAACGTGAATATTAGTATTCAGTTTAAGTATGTAGTAAGCTGCTATGGGTATTCGGACACAACCAGTGTGCACCCTATGAGCTGTGCAGGGGGTATTTGATTACTGGGGGAGGTAACTGGACTTTGTAGGGGTTACCTGGTTAGTGTACCATTGCATAGTAAAGTATATGAAGTTACCGATACCCTGGATAGTGTTATGGACTGCAGGTACACatcatgaccaaaagtatgtggacacctgctcgtcaaacatctcattacaaaaccatgggcattaatatggagttggtcccctctttgctgctttaacatcctccactcttctgggaaggctttccactagctgttggaacattgctgcggggacttgcttctattcagccacaagtgCATTGGTGAAGTCGGCATTGATTTTGGGTGATTacgcctggctcacagtcggcgttccaattcctcccaaaggtgttcgatgggattgaggtcagggctctgtgcaggccagtcaagttcttccacaccaatctcgacaaaccatttctgtatggacctgacTTTTTGCactggggtattgtcatgctgaaacagggaggagccttcccaaaactgttgccacaaaactGGAAGTACAGGATCATCTTgaatgtcattgcatgctgtagtgttaagatttcccttcactggaactaaggggcctagctcgaaccatgaaaaacagccccagaccattattcctcctccaccaaactttacagttggcactatgcattgatgCAGgtggcgttctcctggcatccgccaaacccagatttgtctgccggactgccagatggtgaagcgtgattcatcactcctgagaacgcgtttccactgatCCAGAATCCAATGgctgcaagctttacaccactctagccaatgcttggcattgcacatggtgatcttaggcttgtgtgcagctgctcggtcatggaaacccatttcatcgAGCTGCGGATAAACAATTATTGTGTGGTTTTATCAACGATAAACCAAGTTCTTACATGTAGATAGATAACTAAAGAAAGATATGGCCGGAagaaccaaaacgtgcaccctgaactgagtttgggaaacggtGGAACGGAGATGGCGGACACTGAGGTTTTGTTTGAAACGGCTAGTGAGTGAAGCAAATAGTACAGAAAGTGAGCATGAGTGGGTTACGGTGACAAAGAAAAAAAGGGACACAAAAGAAGTAAAGCTGTTGGAAAATAGGAAACCATTTTTGGGGTCGGAGTCAGGGTTTTGGATCAATGATACTTGGGAAATCCGTTTAACGTCTCCAGGAAAATCTGGAATGTGTTGGAAGAAAGTGTGAAGTCAGTGAGAGTCACAAGAAGTGGTATTATTTAGATTTCTTTGTGTGTCTGCGGAGCAGAACAAGCGTGTTTTAAGACTCATAATGATATCGGACTGGAAAGTTTCCTGTATGGATTTTCGTAGCAGGGAGCCTATCAAGAGGAATATTTCTGCGGTGGCTCAAGAAAAGAAAGGCAGAGGATATAACTGAAGACATCGAAGGAGTGGTTGGTGCTCGTCGATTGAGGTGAGGTAGACGGAGAAAAGAAGTTCATTTCATCCATGCTACTGTTCTTTGATGAAGAGTCTCTCCCTTCACATCTAAAGTTAGGATTCGTGGTATACCCTGTAAGAGCTTCTGTGCACAAGCCCCTTCAGTGTCATACACGTAAAACATTTGGTCATGTGTCAAGTGTGTCCAGAAGGGAAAAAATATTGTATGCCAGATGAAGGGAAATGCTGTAACTGTGGAGGTGAATGTGCGCCTGAATTCTTGGAATGCCCTGTTAGGgtgaaggagaatgaggtggcaCAGGTAAGGCGTGTCCAGCACTTCTCCTATCTGGCGGCGGTGAGAAAATTGGAAGGAACAAGTGGCAGGGAAGAAGCAATGGTAGTAGAGCCACCAAGACCAGTGAAGGTTTCTCATCAACCCGAGAGATAGTGAAATGCCACGTTAAAAAAGGTGGACTTTGTGTTATTTATTGCAAGGATCATAAACTGTACAGCACAAGCAGAGAAATCGAAGAAAATTGGAATCATTGTGAATGCCGCTGAATGTTTTTTGGGTCTTCGCGATTTCATAGCCGAGGCCGTGCAAGAAATCACGTTGGTGAATGTAACCCCATAACAGTCCCCCGAGGCTGTGTAGGGATGTATTTTGAAGTGGACTGTGAATGAAGAAGTATGATGGTTTTTGTATGTCGTCGTTTTCCCCTTTCCcggaatgttttttgtttgtttcttatTCAATACCCTGTCCAGCTGGTGGAGGTAATGCACCATTaacattggatgccaaccgctGTTAAACCCCATCGAATAAGAAGAACaattcttgtgctgatgttgcttccagagtcagttggaactcggtagtgagtgttgcaaccgctTCAGCACACGGcgatcctgttctgtgagcttgtgtggtctaccacttcgcggctaagccgttgttgctccttgacGTTTCCACATCTTACAATAACaggacttacagttgaccggggcagctctagcagggcagaaatttgacgaactgacttgttggaaaggtggcatcctatgacggtgccacattgaaagtcactgagctcatcAGTAATGCCACTCTATTGCCaacgtttgtctatggagaatgcATGGGTTCTCGATTTTCTACACCTGTCagaaacgggtgtggctgaaatagccgaatacactaatttgaagggttgtccgcatacttttgtatatatagtgccttcggaaagtattcagaccccttgactttttccactttttgttacattacagccttgttctaaaatggatgaacaaaaatagaaaatcctcaatctacacataataccccataatgacatagtaaaaacaggtgtttagacataaatacctcatttacatatgACAcacgaaattaagctcaggtgcatcctattcccattgatcatccttgagatgtttctccaacttgattgctgtccacctgtggtaaattcaattgatttcataaggtcccacagttgacagtgcatgtcagagcaaaacccaagccatgaggtcaaaggaattgtccgtagaacttcGAGACAGGATTGCGTCGAGGAAGGTTActgaaaaatgtctgcagcattgaagagtcccaagaacacagtggcctccatcattcttaaatggaagaagtttggaaccaccaagactattcctagagctggccacccggccaaactgagcaattggggttGAAGagccatggtcagggaggtaaccaagaacccgatggtcactctgacagaactctagagttcctctgtggacatgggagaaccttccagaaggacaaccatctctgcaacactccaccaattaggcctttatggtagagttgccagacggaagccactcctcagtaaaaggcagatgacagtccgcttggagtttgccaaaaggaacctaaagactttcagaccatgagaaacacgattctctggtctgatgaaaccaagattgaactatttggcctgaatgtcaagcatcacatctggaggaaacctggcaccatccctacagtgaagcatggtagtggcagcatcatgctgtggggatgtttttgagcggcagggactgggagactagtcaggttcgaggcacagatgaacggagcaaagtacagaaagatcgatgaaaacctgcttcagagcactcAGGAGTTCAGATTGGGGTGAAgtttcactttccaacaggacaacgaccctaagcacacagccaagacaacacaggagtagcttcgggacaagtctctgaatttccttgagtggcccagccagagcccggacttgaacccgatcgaacatctctggagggaactgaaaatagctgtgcagcgacgctccccatccaaccagacagagcttgagaggatctgcagagaagaatgggagaaactccccaaatacaggtgtgccaagcttgtaccaagcatacccaagaagacttgaggctgtaatcgctgccaaaggtccttcaacaaagtactgagtaaagggtcttaatacttatgtaaatgtgatatttaagtacatttttataaatgatcaaaaatgtataaaaatctgtttttgctttgtcattatggggtattgtgtgtcaatTGATGGATGGAAAAAAactatgtaatcaattttagaataaggctgtaacctattgcaatgtggaaaaagtcaaggggtctgaaggtATTAATGATGCATATGCCTACATACAGTAGTTTGTACTACTTGTGAGTATAGTGTAGTACTAGTGAGTATAGTGGCCAGGGCATTGAGGGCAGTGTAGTGCTTTACCAGTGTGTTTATGTGGGTGTATATGGGTCACCTGGGCAGGGCAGACAGCCTCACACAGCTTGCAGGCGATACAGCGCTCCTCTCCATTGGGGTACCGGCGCAGAGCGTGTTCACCACGGAAACGAGGAGACAGGGGACCCTTCTCAAACGGGTAGTTGATGGTAGCGGGCTCGCGGAATAGGTAACTCATAGTCATCCCCAATCCTGGAGGAGTGTGTGGGAAAGACAGGTAAAGAAATGTTacttaaggtgtgtgtgtgtgcatcactgGAGTACCGCAAGGCCCACGAGCTCTGGGGTCCCATTCGTCTGTCATCGATGTCCATTTTATTTGACTTAATAAATCATTTTGACAGTAACCCTCCAAAAAGTCATTCATAAACCTTTTTAATTTCCATATGTACTAGGAAGCTAAGCGTTTGTTTCTTGGGCTTCAGGAAAGTGGCTGAAAAAGGGAATGAGGGGAGCGTACTCAGGTAGTTCCTTGTGGTTTTTAGTTTAGAAAACAAAATTCTCTGCAGAAGCGACAGTTACAGGGATGGTAAAAACAGCTGTATTTATGTAGCAACGTCAGGAAAACTGTGAAGGGAGTTTTGTGCTTCAAAATGAGCAAGTTTGTAACATCTTCAATTGAACCTCTCGTTCTTAATTGCCAGCCTCAACGCGTTAAGGAAAGAGATTAACTGTCGCCtacaggaagctctggggacaggtcatttGGATACTGGACAGACGATAATTGGCCAGATGCAAACAGATTATCGTCTTTAACAGACAACAGTTCTTGAGGGCTTGAACAAAAGATAGCAGTTTTTGTTCATACATGGTGAACCAGCGTTTGGTTGTGTGGTTGCAATATCAACTGTCTCTTATCTCTGGTCTATCTTGGCATGCATCATTCAAGACTGCGTTTAAATTGTGTGCAGCACAATGGACATATAACGCACAATGTCTCAGGAAAGACTGTCTGGGTTGGTAATACTCACTATAGAAAACAGTCAGGCTCCCAACCTGGACCTACAACCCTTGGCAAaaacatttgcacacaaaaaaaggaAGCCTTCAGGACACCAGGGGAGTCTCCTAAATTGGATTTAATTTAATTCACCTTGAATTTTGCAGTCCATTTGTGTAGGCTACTAGCCAAACAAAATCTGCTGAGTTCAACAATAAATAGTGGCTGAATTTATCCTCAAGACAACTTACTTTTTCCTCATTGTTAGGCTATTTGATGTGAATTTTTATAAAAAGCTAAATACGGTATATAGCTATAGATAGTACACTGCATAATGAAACAAACCCAAATAAGCTAGTGTTTTGAGAGTGGACTGACTATTATTTGGTATTAATAGACTGGTTATACGCACAACTTTTTATCCAAGCTGGGTGAGAGAGTGAGGATGGCTCATCTCATGCAGGCTCAGGTAACCTATACAGAACAGTTGTATATTCCCCCCCCAAAATTAATTGGTAGCTGATTAGTATGCTGTTGCatcaaacatttattttacaatcTGCAATGTTTGAATGTCCAACTTTAATTGCATTATTGCTGCCAGCCAGCAGTCTAAAAATAGCAGCATTGCGACACTGTGTATAGCTTTGTGAAATGTTAGGCTTAACATGAGAGAATGCTGACCAAATAGGCCTACCAATACACATTAATCCATTAGCTAAAGCTAAGCTAAACCCTGGCACCCCAGAAAACCTATCAATGTTTGCAGCCGCATAGACATGTCgcaatttcagcaccatggacagtggtcGGTAGAGTCTGTACtttgatttgtatttttattttagagggggggggtgggggggggtgtcacCTCTGAAGAGCTCGGTCCACAGGAGAGTCTGAGCAGCTCGGTCTGTGATGGACCTCATATCAAGAGGAAGTTCCTTGGCATTCAcatactctatacacacacacacacacacacacacacacacacacacacacacacacacacacacacacacacacacacacacacacacacacacacacacacacacacacacacacacacacacacacacacagagagagagaggagaacaagatgagagagagaggagaacaagagaggaCAAAGAAGAGAACAAGAGATGAGAGAGGCAGCTATGAAGCCAAATCAAATTCGTTGTTATGGGTACTACTGAATATCAACATTTGTGTTACTTACTGTACATCCCTCTCTGCACACTGAGGCTGAAGGGTCGAACCAAGCCGGGGCTGATAACTCCAAAGGTGCCTACCAAAGAAACATAGTAGACAGTGACACATGTAGCCCCCCCCCAatgaatacaatttgatttacaggtgtctagtcttacctggcCTGGGGCAGTAAAGCAAACGCACTGCAGTAGACATCGAAGCAAGAagaaactggagagagagatatggaccaTTCGTTGAATAGTTGGTCAATGAGGCATATAGGCAAAATTGTGGATTCCTGATCCCACATGTCCAACAGCAGAAACaacctttctctctgcccctacGTGACCTCCAGTGAGCACATCCTAAACACAAACCTCTTCGTGAGTGTCTGTAAAGTGGTGAACAGATTGTCAGGCAGCTGCTTTACCTTGCACTTTCCTAATCTCCCATACCCAATCTGGCCTTTCGGCGACGTCACAGGTCACACAAAGGCGCCATGCATAAGCACTTTCACAGCCAATCACACTGACCTTACGAATAAATACTGCAGGCTACCGTACAATTGTAGCCCCCCAAAAATGTACAATGTATAGTCTACAACTGTAGGAAGACGTTGTCACTAGCAAAGAAAGTTGAAAGACAAAGCGTGCAGTTTCTCCTAAATCCCGAATAGTTTATAACTTTAACTAGGCTGTTTTGATAAATAAACCTTTAGGAAAAACGGTTCTATTTAAAACTCGGAATAATAACTCACTATGGACAGTAGGCTATCTGAGCTGTCTGGACCATATGATGGTGAAGCTGTTCAGGCAACTATAATTACATGCTGCGCACTTAAATACCGCTGTCCAGACCGGACCGTTTACTTCGCAAGTATTCTAAGCACTGTAATTGAAAATGCAGGAATACCGATTCAAAAACTAAATAAACATTGTCAAATTAcatatttgtttaaaaaaaacagcatCAAACATTGTGAAACATACCTGCTCCCACAACCTGTGATAACAGACGCAAGGGACAACCGTCTATGCACTTACACTGTTGCTCCGAGAGGAGGGGAACTCAGACGAGGCTTGTGAAACAGCAGTGTACAGTAGACCTGGGTAGACATAGTCGCCATTTTGAATGTGGCAAAGTTCTATGCACTTACTATCCAGTGCATATCAAAATATGGTATTATTCATCACACAACCCTCCTATTATACACAGTCATTTAGACACAGATATGCACACTAGTGGAGACTGGTGGGAGCAGCTATAGGAGGaagggctcattgtaatgacttGAAAGGAATTCATGTGTGGTTTCTATATGTCTGATCTGTTCGATACCATTCcattattccattccagcctttACCATGAGCCATTCCTCCTataactcctcccaccagccaccactgacacacacacacacatgtatatatatatatatatacacttccctctatatatatatatatatatatatatatatatatatatatatatatatatatatatatatatatatatatacatacacacacacaataatgacTTCCCAATATTAGTTTGTGAGAGCGCAAGACTGAATAGCGgaagtttctctctttctttccaatCTCGTTCTAAGCAAACACTTCCCTCTAGCAAGCATTCCACCCAGTgatcaaagaggagagagagaactcaaagGTATTTGATTTTACACCATTGCTACTTTATAACTACCGGGTGTGGTAACAGTCACAGTTAGTGTCGAGGCAGGAAGCAGATTTGGCTTCACTGCTTCAAATTGAACAACTTAATCTGCTGATGCTGTGGATAGATTCTGTAGCACCACACTGTATGTATGAAGCTTAGATTGTGTTAAAGTACTTTATTTATGTAACAATAGGCTGTAGGTTTGATCTAAGTGTTTTAATATACAGGATAAGTATTCTTATAAGTATACTTGCTTTAGCTCTAACACTCATaaagtacagacacacacaacggACACAGTCTGGTCCATCAATACAGAAGTGATGAGTATTTTTGAAACTgggacctctcctctctcagtagattAAGATGCTGAGTGCGTCCACTCCGACTCAGATGCCCCGCAGCGGAGAGGACATTTCTGGTTCTGACagggggtcagaggtcagtgtTCCAACtccagccacagagacagaccgcTTCGGCTTCATCCTGGTGAATGGATCCACTGCCGGGTCAGTACGAAGCAGTCTCTGGCTTAGCAGCACTGAAAACcagtttctgttctctctctcactcttcactGTAAAGGtttacattttctctctctctctctctctctctctctttttttaaaGCCCATGTACAGTCTTtctcattttatttttaaatcaccACTGTATGTCTAATAAATCACTGTGTGTTTATTTCGCGAAAATAACTACAAAATATTTGTCATCATTTATTTCCCTTGACTTAAAAAATGTAACATTAACCTAACAAAGACAGTCGTGTAGGAATGAGGtttgtacagtaaatgtaaatacatttaaataattagCTTTTTTATTATAATGGActgatggtacctgcatctgatggtcatggtgctttCAGGACACCTGGGAACTCGGAAAGAAactaggtcaaatcatgacgtcagtgatcttcaggtcagaaagtCAGTGCTCAAGAAAGATGCCCGAGTTTCCGACTTCCAACTTcagtgtgttcaagacaactgggaagtcgGAAACTCTTGCATCTTTCTTGAGCACTGactttctgacctgaagatcactgacgtcatgatatGACCTAGTTTCCAGATGTTTTAAGCACGGCATTAGTCGCAGCtcagggaaggatgga
Above is a genomic segment from Oncorhynchus gorbuscha isolate QuinsamMale2020 ecotype Even-year linkage group LG23, OgorEven_v1.0, whole genome shotgun sequence containing:
- the LOC124010992 gene encoding NADH-ubiquinone oxidoreductase subunit 8-like, translated to MSTAVRLLYCPRPGTFGVISPGLVRPFSLSVQRGMYKYVNAKELPLDMRSITDRAAQTLLWTELFRGLGMTMSYLFREPATINYPFEKGPLSPRFRGEHALRRYPNGEERCIACKLCEAVCPAQAITIEAETRADGSRRTTRYDIDMTKCIYCGFCQEACPVDAIVEGPNFEFATETHEELLYNKEKLLNNGDQWESEIAANIQADYLYR